A single genomic interval of Rhizobium binae harbors:
- a CDS encoding IS256 family transposase → MNETINIFRLRQPDEIEDPLTNVLRSGARKLLAQAIEMEAEAFLGAMKDLKLADGRDRIVRHGHAPERSIQTGIGPVPVSRVKIRDRGAECEVDRIRFSSSILPKWARRTRSVDALLPVLYLRGVSTGDFQEALSALLGKDAPNLSPSVISRLTAEWGIEYDRWQKRDLSARHYVYVWADGVYLQARMEDQAECMLVLIGATPEGKKELVGFQTGIRESAQSWRELLVDIKRRGLKIAPDLAVGDGALGFWKALDELLPDTKHQRCWVHKTANILNKVPKSVQAGMKAVLREIYLAPSRASAETAIAVFVEKYDAKYAKAVDCLTKDQNALLAFYDFPAEHWDHLRTSNPIESVFATVRHRTVRTRGALSSKTATLMVFKLVIAAARTWRRLKGQNQLPKLIAGAKFQDGIEVIESKPQSAA, encoded by the coding sequence ATGAACGAGACTATCAACATTTTTCGGCTTCGTCAGCCCGACGAAATTGAAGATCCCCTGACGAATGTGCTGCGCAGCGGGGCGCGCAAATTGCTAGCGCAGGCGATCGAGATGGAAGCCGAAGCATTTCTTGGCGCGATGAAGGATCTCAAGCTTGCCGATGGTCGTGATCGGATTGTCCGGCATGGTCACGCCCCGGAACGGAGCATCCAGACGGGGATCGGGCCGGTGCCGGTCAGCCGGGTGAAGATCCGGGACCGCGGCGCGGAATGCGAGGTTGACCGGATCCGATTTTCCTCGTCGATCCTGCCGAAATGGGCGCGTCGGACGCGCAGTGTGGATGCGCTTCTGCCCGTTCTCTACCTGCGCGGCGTTTCGACGGGGGATTTCCAGGAAGCCCTGTCGGCGCTACTGGGCAAGGACGCGCCGAACCTTTCACCCTCAGTGATTTCGCGACTGACGGCGGAGTGGGGCATCGAATATGATCGTTGGCAAAAGCGCGATCTTTCGGCGCGCCATTATGTCTATGTGTGGGCGGACGGGGTCTACCTGCAGGCGCGCATGGAAGATCAAGCCGAATGCATGCTGGTCCTGATCGGCGCCACGCCCGAGGGCAAGAAGGAACTTGTCGGCTTCCAGACCGGTATTCGCGAGAGTGCGCAAAGCTGGCGCGAGCTGCTGGTCGACATCAAGCGGCGTGGCCTTAAGATCGCGCCCGATCTTGCCGTGGGCGACGGCGCGCTCGGCTTCTGGAAGGCGCTCGATGAGCTCCTTCCCGACACCAAACACCAGCGATGCTGGGTGCACAAGACAGCCAACATTCTCAACAAGGTGCCGAAATCGGTGCAGGCCGGCATGAAGGCAGTCCTGCGCGAAATCTATCTCGCTCCCAGCCGGGCCTCGGCCGAGACGGCAATTGCCGTCTTCGTCGAAAAATATGACGCGAAGTATGCCAAGGCAGTCGACTGCCTGACGAAAGATCAAAATGCGTTGCTGGCGTTCTACGATTTCCCCGCCGAACACTGGGATCATCTGCGAACATCCAATCCCATCGAAAGCGTCTTTGCCACCGTTCGCCACCGCACGGTGCGCACCAGGGGTGCGCTATCCTCGAAGACCGCCACGCTGATGGTCTTCAAGCTGGTCATCGCCGCCGCCAGGACGTGGCGACGATTGAAAGGACAAAATCAGTTGCCGAAACTCATCGCAGGTGCCAAATTCCAGGACGGAATCGAGGTCATCGAATCGAAGCCACAGAGCGCCGCTTGA
- a CDS encoding electron transfer flavoprotein subunit beta/FixA family protein, translating into MHIVVCIKQVPDSAQIRVHPVTNTIMRQGVPTIINPYDLFALEEALQVRNRYGGEVTVLTMGPPMAEQALRKALTHGADRAVLLTDRHFAGSDTLATSYALSQAVAKIGESYGAPDIVFTGKQTIDGDTAQVGPGIAKRLNLQQLTYVTKIVSIDPTSREIMVERHAESGTQMLKSTLPCLITVLDGVNAIRRGSLDDAFRAARSPVLKWGAADASIGELTKCGLRGSPTVVKRVFAPGPRAEKAIQMEINDKTLAEVAAETVAAIFARQPFLERKLTSHGNR; encoded by the coding sequence ATGCACATCGTGGTCTGTATCAAACAGGTGCCGGACTCTGCGCAGATACGCGTCCACCCGGTGACAAATACGATCATGCGCCAAGGCGTACCGACCATCATTAACCCTTACGACCTGTTTGCTCTCGAAGAGGCACTACAAGTTCGTAACCGCTATGGGGGCGAGGTGACTGTTCTCACGATGGGGCCGCCCATGGCTGAGCAAGCGCTACGCAAAGCCCTCACCCACGGCGCAGATCGCGCAGTGCTTCTGACCGACCGCCACTTTGCTGGATCTGACACGCTGGCGACCTCGTATGCTCTTTCCCAAGCAGTCGCGAAGATCGGCGAGAGCTATGGGGCGCCTGATATCGTCTTTACCGGAAAGCAGACAATTGACGGCGACACTGCCCAGGTCGGACCCGGAATTGCAAAGAGGCTGAACCTCCAGCAACTGACTTACGTAACGAAGATTGTATCCATTGATCCCACTTCGCGCGAGATCATGGTTGAACGGCACGCAGAGAGCGGCACCCAGATGCTGAAGAGCACGCTGCCATGTCTCATCACCGTGCTGGACGGTGTCAACGCTATCCGCCGGGGCTCTCTCGATGACGCCTTCCGTGCCGCGCGAAGCCCGGTTCTTAAATGGGGGGCCGCTGACGCCAGCATTGGGGAGTTGACCAAATGCGGCCTACGGGGATCGCCGACGGTCGTGAAGCGAGTATTCGCTCCTGGTCCGCGCGCCGAAAAAGCTATCCAAATGGAGATTAACGACAAAACGTTGGCCGAGGTCGCCGCGGAGACGGTCGCTGCAATTTTTGCCCGCCAGCCTTTTTTGGAACGCAAGCTCACGTCCCATGGCAATCGGTGA
- a CDS encoding TlpA disulfide reductase family protein: MASSLNLGSPAPPIKVQNWLRGDPLSNFQLGKIYVVEFFSTTCGYLGPELSDLAKLHKKFRDTRVEFIGIAASEEVATADDARAQVDASITKSLPNTNIRMGFDHSGEMDEDWLKASLSFHVPKTFVVDRDGSIAFIGDLVMLQDVLPKVIDGTWRASAEAKNAEEERIAEGETYAAQIVS; this comes from the coding sequence ATGGCCTCTAGTTTAAATCTCGGCTCTCCAGCCCCGCCTATCAAAGTGCAGAACTGGCTGCGCGGCGATCCGCTTTCCAACTTCCAGCTCGGCAAGATATACGTCGTTGAGTTCTTTTCGACTACCTGCGGTTATTTGGGGCCGGAGCTATCCGACCTGGCGAAGTTGCACAAGAAATTCAGAGACACGAGAGTTGAGTTCATTGGGATCGCAGCAAGTGAGGAAGTTGCAACGGCTGACGACGCCCGAGCCCAGGTGGACGCGTCCATAACCAAATCGCTCCCGAATACGAACATCCGGATGGGATTCGACCACTCAGGCGAAATGGATGAGGATTGGCTCAAAGCCAGCTTGTCGTTCCACGTTCCAAAGACGTTCGTTGTCGACCGAGACGGTAGCATCGCCTTTATCGGTGATCTGGTTATGCTCCAGGACGTTTTACCAAAAGTGATTGACGGCACCTGGCGCGCCAGCGCGGAAGCAAAGAATGCCGAAGAGGAGCGGATTGCTGAAGGCGAGACTTATGCTGCGCAGATTGTTTCATGA
- a CDS encoding Glu/Leu/Phe/Val family dehydrogenase has product MSSKTMLQQALTRLVDAAKHLNIDPTILERLEFPLETTHARLTIRMDDGSHKHLRAWRSRYDDTRGPTKGGIRYHQSVTADEVETLAFLMTIKCAVVNLPFGGGKGGVQIDPHCLSETELERLARGYVQIFAKVIGPNRDIPAPDVNTNAMTMAWMANEYDSIVGEVTPAVITGKPISLGGSLGRDDATARGGYYLLQFLAQKLGLVPGARVAVQGFGNAGYHIAHLLEAAGYKVVAVSDSKGAIYCPAGLDIKKLNGAKERHGSVTSFAGSDGVSRIAADELVSVDCDLLVLAALEDMVHAGNAANVKAPIILELANSPITLEADDILKNRGVVVLPDILANAGGVAVSYFEWVQNRQGYYWPIEDIHARLKTKMEEEGAAIWACAKDKNITLRCAAYVHALSRLVDAIEAKGT; this is encoded by the coding sequence ATGAGCTCGAAGACCATGTTGCAGCAGGCCCTGACACGCCTTGTTGATGCGGCCAAGCACCTCAACATCGACCCGACAATTCTCGAAAGATTGGAGTTCCCGCTAGAGACCACGCACGCTCGTCTGACGATTCGCATGGACGACGGCTCCCACAAGCACTTACGGGCTTGGCGTTCCCGCTATGACGATACCCGCGGCCCAACCAAGGGAGGCATCCGATATCACCAAAGTGTAACGGCAGATGAAGTAGAGACGCTCGCCTTCCTGATGACTATCAAGTGCGCAGTGGTGAACCTGCCGTTTGGTGGCGGCAAGGGCGGCGTCCAGATTGATCCTCACTGTCTATCCGAGACTGAACTGGAGCGCCTTGCACGTGGCTATGTCCAGATCTTCGCCAAGGTCATCGGACCAAACCGGGACATCCCGGCGCCTGACGTCAACACCAATGCGATGACCATGGCGTGGATGGCGAACGAATACGATTCCATCGTGGGCGAGGTGACCCCTGCGGTCATCACCGGTAAGCCGATCAGCCTTGGCGGCTCACTTGGGCGTGATGATGCGACAGCCCGTGGCGGCTATTATCTCCTCCAATTCCTGGCGCAGAAGCTCGGACTAGTGCCGGGAGCGCGAGTGGCAGTCCAAGGCTTCGGCAACGCCGGATATCACATAGCGCATTTGCTCGAAGCCGCCGGATACAAAGTCGTGGCTGTTTCTGACTCAAAGGGTGCGATCTATTGCCCGGCTGGCCTCGATATCAAAAAGCTGAATGGTGCTAAAGAGCGCCACGGAAGCGTTACCAGCTTCGCGGGTTCAGACGGTGTCTCGAGAATTGCTGCCGACGAACTGGTTTCGGTCGATTGCGACCTGCTCGTTTTGGCGGCCCTGGAGGACATGGTCCACGCGGGCAACGCTGCCAATGTAAAGGCTCCGATCATTCTCGAACTCGCCAACAGCCCGATCACGCTGGAGGCCGATGACATCCTCAAGAACAGGGGCGTCGTCGTTCTTCCGGATATCCTCGCGAATGCGGGTGGGGTCGCTGTCTCGTATTTCGAATGGGTACAGAACCGCCAAGGCTATTACTGGCCCATCGAGGACATACATGCCCGGCTGAAGACGAAAATGGAAGAGGAAGGAGCCGCAATATGGGCGTGTGCGAAGGACAAGAACATAACCCTGCGATGCGCCGCCTACGTCCACGCGCTCTCGCGACTTGTAGACGCTATTGAGGCGAAGGGGACCTAG
- a CDS encoding Ntn hydrolase family protein, whose product MTVIVYDRKRELMIADSRGTSGDHHPIGAKRKIHRIGAGPLRGALLGVTTRQPGMGEQFTQWVMAGMNKDAFGTRESEVQAILVKVDRSVFFFSGCFYPSGPLEDDFFTIGSGSEYALGAFRGGADAFEAVKVAISCDPFCGPPIVHLQLDTPDAYQPSMIRRVTRLFRNFGSGTAT is encoded by the coding sequence ATGACCGTCATCGTCTACGACCGCAAGCGCGAGCTTATGATCGCCGACAGCCGCGGCACTTCCGGCGACCACCATCCGATCGGCGCGAAGAGGAAGATTCACCGGATCGGGGCAGGGCCACTCAGGGGCGCGCTGCTCGGCGTCACCACCAGGCAACCCGGTATGGGTGAACAGTTCACGCAGTGGGTGATGGCGGGCATGAACAAGGATGCGTTCGGCACGCGCGAGTCCGAGGTTCAGGCGATCCTGGTAAAGGTCGATCGCTCGGTCTTTTTCTTCAGCGGTTGCTTTTATCCATCCGGTCCGCTCGAAGACGACTTCTTCACCATTGGCTCGGGCAGCGAGTACGCCCTGGGCGCCTTCAGGGGCGGCGCTGACGCGTTCGAGGCGGTTAAGGTGGCAATCTCGTGCGATCCCTTCTGCGGGCCTCCTATTGTGCACCTGCAGCTCGATACGCCCGACGCCTATCAGCCGTCGATGATCCGGCGTGTCACCCGACTTTTCCGAAACTTCGGTAGCGGCACGGCTACCTGA
- a CDS encoding transposase encodes MSHAESPMSDSVNQPRTFEILTAEPVRRRRKPRDWSDDEKARIVAATLQPGANVSAVARSEGLDPSQLYGWRRKALASGVVAPLTEGTGKQIKFARVETVSNGSVDIVIADMVVRVGGDFDPDHLVRVLRAVRKA; translated from the coding sequence ATGAGTCATGCGGAGAGTCCTATGAGTGATAGTGTGAATCAGCCTCGAACCTTTGAGATTTTGACCGCGGAGCCCGTGCGAAGACGACGCAAGCCGCGGGACTGGTCGGATGACGAAAAGGCGCGGATCGTCGCCGCGACGCTGCAGCCTGGGGCCAATGTCTCGGCGGTTGCCCGGTCTGAAGGCTTGGATCCCTCGCAGCTTTATGGGTGGCGTCGCAAGGCACTGGCATCGGGCGTTGTTGCACCCCTTACAGAGGGAACGGGCAAGCAGATCAAGTTCGCGCGCGTTGAAACGGTAAGCAACGGCTCGGTCGATATTGTCATTGCCGATATGGTCGTGCGCGTCGGCGGCGATTTTGACCCCGATCACCTGGTGAGGGTTCTGCGGGCGGTTCGCAAGGCATGA
- the tnpB gene encoding IS66 family insertion sequence element accessory protein TnpB (TnpB, as the term is used for proteins encoded by IS66 family insertion elements, is considered an accessory protein, since TnpC, encoded by a neighboring gene, is a DDE family transposase.): MMASGVVVYVSCQPVDFRKGAASLMALVRDGGLDPFNGALYVFRSKRADRIRIVWWDGSGVCLYSKTLEDQGFCWPGISAARIRLDHSQLMALLAGMDWKKIRPAKVRRPLLTG, encoded by the coding sequence ATGATGGCTTCGGGTGTGGTGGTCTATGTGTCGTGCCAGCCGGTCGACTTCCGCAAGGGGGCCGCCTCGTTGATGGCGCTGGTGCGGGATGGCGGTCTCGATCCCTTCAATGGCGCGCTTTACGTCTTCCGCTCGAAACGGGCCGATCGTATTCGCATTGTCTGGTGGGATGGCAGTGGGGTCTGCCTCTATTCGAAAACCCTGGAAGATCAGGGCTTCTGCTGGCCGGGCATATCGGCGGCACGGATCCGGCTGGACCATTCTCAGCTGATGGCGTTGCTGGCCGGCATGGATTGGAAAAAGATCCGCCCGGCCAAGGTCCGGCGCCCCTTGTTGACGGGCTGA
- the tnpC gene encoding IS66 family transposase gives MDLPPHDLPDDVDALKAMVLAMAREQAAKEARLKAAEAEIARLEAVEKSANERIANLTSILKVLQRTQHGTRSERLRLGVNDEQVSFAFEEVETGLSAIQSELDHAAKDKPKRAARPRKGFAAHLERIEEVIEPEIPAEYVGLEKVLIGEDRSERLDVVPPKFRVIVTRRPKYTFRGHDGVLQALAPAHIIESGLPTERLLAYIAVSKYADGLPLYRQEAIYLRDGVEISRSLMAQWMGHLGFELQICADYILERVKEGERIFADETTLPTLAPGSGKATKAWLWAYARDDRSYGGTSPPMVAYRFEDSRGADCVVRHLAGFSGILQVDGYSAYTSLAKTRAKDGSNETIRLAGCWAHLRRKFYDLHISGVSKAATDTIIAMTELWRIEDEVRGRDAGSRSILRQEKSATIVSELFDLWEKELGKVSGKSKTAEAIRYALTRREALERFLTDGRIEIDSNIVERAIRPQTITRKNSLFAGSEGGGRTWATLATLLQTAKMNNVDPLDWLSQTLTRIAKGWPVSELEALMPWNFKPDAIG, from the coding sequence ATGGATTTGCCCCCTCACGACCTGCCGGACGACGTTGACGCGCTGAAAGCGATGGTCCTCGCGATGGCGCGCGAGCAGGCTGCGAAAGAAGCCCGACTGAAGGCCGCTGAAGCTGAGATCGCCCGGTTGGAGGCGGTGGAGAAGAGCGCCAACGAGCGGATTGCCAACCTCACATCGATCCTGAAGGTTCTGCAGCGTACCCAACATGGCACCCGTTCCGAGCGACTGCGCCTTGGTGTCAATGACGAGCAGGTGTCCTTTGCCTTCGAGGAAGTCGAGACCGGCCTTTCGGCAATCCAGAGCGAGCTTGATCACGCGGCCAAGGACAAGCCGAAACGGGCAGCACGTCCGCGCAAGGGTTTTGCCGCTCATCTCGAACGCATCGAGGAAGTGATCGAGCCGGAGATCCCTGCTGAATACGTGGGCTTGGAAAAGGTCCTGATCGGTGAGGATCGCTCCGAACGGCTGGATGTCGTGCCGCCGAAGTTCCGGGTCATCGTGACGCGCCGCCCCAAATACACCTTCCGCGGCCACGATGGCGTGCTCCAGGCTTTGGCACCGGCGCACATCATCGAAAGCGGCCTGCCGACGGAGCGGCTGCTCGCCTATATCGCCGTCTCCAAATACGCCGACGGCCTTCCGCTTTACCGGCAGGAGGCAATCTATCTACGCGACGGTGTCGAGATCAGCCGATCGTTGATGGCCCAGTGGATGGGGCATCTGGGCTTCGAACTTCAGATTTGCGCCGATTACATCCTTGAGCGCGTCAAGGAGGGTGAAAGGATCTTCGCCGACGAAACGACCTTACCCACTCTTGCGCCCGGTTCGGGGAAGGCGACGAAGGCCTGGCTTTGGGCTTATGCTCGCGATGATAGATCCTATGGTGGAACCAGCCCGCCGATGGTGGCCTATCGCTTTGAGGACAGTAGGGGCGCTGACTGCGTGGTGCGTCATCTCGCCGGATTCAGCGGCATCCTGCAAGTTGACGGCTACTCGGCCTATACCAGTCTCGCCAAGACGCGTGCCAAAGACGGCAGCAATGAAACGATCCGGCTCGCAGGATGCTGGGCGCATCTTCGCCGCAAGTTTTACGACCTTCACATCAGTGGTGTCTCAAAGGCTGCAACGGACACGATCATCGCGATGACCGAGCTGTGGCGCATCGAGGATGAGGTCCGCGGTCGGGATGCCGGCAGCCGTTCCATCCTGCGTCAGGAAAAATCTGCAACCATCGTCTCCGAACTCTTTGATCTTTGGGAGAAGGAGCTGGGCAAGGTCTCTGGCAAGTCCAAGACCGCCGAAGCAATCCGTTACGCGCTCACCCGGCGCGAAGCACTGGAGCGTTTCCTGACGGACGGCCGGATCGAAATTGACTCCAATATCGTCGAGCGCGCGATCAGGCCCCAAACAATTACGAGAAAGAACAGTCTATTCGCCGGCAGCGAGGGCGGTGGACGGACTTGGGCGACGCTGGCCACGCTTCTCCAGACGGCCAAAATGAACAACGTCGATCCGCTCGACTGGCTTTCCCAGACCTTGACCCGCATCGCGAAAGGCTGGCCAGTATCCGAGCTCGAGGCACTTATGCCATGGAACTTCAAGCCTGACGCCATCGGCTAA
- a CDS encoding transposase → MKACVAALMEFDIAVPDFSTLSRRSKGLALPSTKSGARASGPVYLVVDSTGLKVFGEGEWLENKHTIKVKRKRWRKLHIGLDLASGEIVCADLTTDDVGDPTALPGLLDQIDGPVAKFIGDGAYDGAPTRDLLETRFGEIVEIIIPPPKTAVESPQSAVESPQSAVQSNGTGPPYRRNRENKGRMALAEIHRL, encoded by the coding sequence ATGAAAGCCTGCGTTGCGGCGCTGATGGAGTTCGATATTGCCGTGCCTGACTTCTCCACCCTGTCGCGCCGGAGCAAAGGGCTGGCGTTGCCGTCGACAAAGTCCGGAGCCAGAGCGTCCGGTCCTGTTTATCTGGTGGTCGATAGCACGGGGTTAAAAGTCTTCGGTGAGGGCGAGTGGCTGGAAAACAAGCACACAATCAAGGTGAAACGTAAAAGATGGCGCAAGCTTCACATTGGCCTTGATCTTGCTAGCGGTGAGATTGTCTGCGCGGATCTAACCACGGATGATGTTGGCGATCCGACCGCTTTGCCAGGTCTTCTGGATCAGATTGATGGCCCAGTTGCCAAGTTTATCGGTGATGGCGCCTATGACGGAGCGCCGACCCGTGATCTTCTGGAGACGCGCTTCGGCGAGATCGTGGAGATCATTATCCCGCCTCCCAAGACAGCAGTTGAAAGTCCGCAATCGGCCGTTGAAAGTCCGCAATCGGCCGTTCAATCCAACGGTACGGGACCGCCATATCGCCGAAATCGCGAAAACAAGGGCCGGATGGCCTTGGCAGAAATCCACCGGCTATAA
- a CDS encoding response regulator, with protein MQRILVIEDQDLMRLALIQELKDRLIGSVLLGAPTLEIAKTLLKSGDFNLVLIDPGLPGVNPTSQVDRLSVIRQVVDASPSAIHVVITGLDSLAEANHCRRYGVAGYVSKIGLISGLLAEVLQEISQNGFSIQIWDKEQLAVDFHYSGLTGREQETLNAMRRRERGAKRKDVYEQISERIGVDPASIEKYYKQARAKLLRRGLSPDGV; from the coding sequence ATGCAGCGGATTTTAGTGATCGAAGATCAGGATTTAATGCGTTTGGCGCTGATCCAGGAACTAAAGGACCGTCTCATTGGTAGCGTTCTTCTTGGGGCTCCGACATTAGAAATTGCTAAGACTCTGCTGAAGTCGGGGGACTTTAACCTCGTTCTCATTGACCCCGGCTTGCCAGGCGTAAATCCAACGTCACAAGTCGACAGACTTTCGGTTATCAGGCAGGTCGTTGATGCGTCCCCTTCAGCGATCCACGTGGTGATCACTGGATTGGATTCGCTTGCCGAAGCTAACCACTGCCGTCGGTATGGTGTGGCTGGATACGTCAGCAAGATCGGACTGATCAGCGGACTTCTGGCTGAGGTGCTGCAGGAAATTTCTCAAAATGGGTTCTCCATTCAAATATGGGACAAGGAGCAATTGGCGGTTGATTTTCACTATTCCGGGCTTACGGGCCGCGAGCAGGAAACGTTAAATGCGATGCGCCGCCGTGAGCGTGGAGCCAAGCGAAAGGACGTTTACGAACAGATCAGCGAACGGATTGGGGTCGACCCCGCTTCAATTGAAAAATACTACAAGCAGGCTCGGGCCAAGCTGCTCCGGCGAGGCCTATCGCCCGACGGAGTGTAG